Proteins encoded in a region of the Salvelinus fontinalis isolate EN_2023a chromosome 17, ASM2944872v1, whole genome shotgun sequence genome:
- the LOC129814039 gene encoding biliverdin reductase A-like, translating into MFGSVVVGIGTAGFVRIRDMLAPLPSSAAEKLSVKGFISRRILEEQQGVKQITIEDALRRDDIKVAFVCTENAAHEENIRAFLEAGKHVCVEYPMAMTHKTAVDLWDLAQEKGVVLHEEHIELLTADFKQLKKDIAGKKLEEGSLHFTGGPLKPGFGFPAFSGIARLTWLVDLFGELSVTAASMEEDQENKYMKMTTQLMTKEQKPLMWIEERGPGLPRVKNINFRFDSCTMTQLPPGTREPVGLFMQDLVLFSQKLLGQVPRDQLHAERHRVLHCLELADRIQQLSQQGQGSAQNA; encoded by the exons ATGTTTGGTTCAGTAGTGGTGGGCATCGGGACGGCAGGGTTTGTGAGGATCAGGGACATGCTAGCCCCTCTGCCTTCCAGTGCAGCTGAGAAGCTCAGTGTCAAAGGATTCATTTCCAG GAGGATCCTAGAGGAGCAGCAGGGAGTGAAACAGATCACTATCGAGGATGCCCTGAGGAGAGATGACATAAAGGTGGCCTTCGTCTGCACTGAAAACGCTGCGCATGAGGAAAACATCAG GGCATTTCTGGAAGCTGGGAAGCATGTCTGTGTGGAATATCCTATGGCCATGACACACAAGACTGCCGTGGACCTCTGGGACCTGGCTCAGGAAAAAG GAGTGGTCCTGCATGAGGAGCACATAGAACTCTTGACAGCTGACTTTAAGCAGCTGAAGAAGGACATAGCAGGGAAAAAGCTGGAGGAAGGATCCCTTCACTTCACAG GAGGTCCTCTGAAGCCGGGCTTTGGGTTTCCAGCTTTCAGTGGCATCGCCCGGCTTACCTGGCTGGTGGATCTGTTTGGAGAGCTGTCTGTCACCGCTGCCAGCATGGAGGAAGACCAGGAGAACAAGTACATGAAGATGACCACTCAACTCATGACTAAAGAGCAgaa GCCTCTCATGTGGATTGAGGAAAGGGGTCCTGGCCTGCCCAGAGTGAAGAATATCAACTTCCGCTTTGACTCATGCACCATGACCCAGCTTCCCCCGGGTACCAGGGAGCCGGTGGGTCTCTTCATGCAGGACCTGGTGCTCTTCAGTCAGAAGCTGCTGGGCCAGGTGCCCCGTGACCAGCTCCATGCCGAGCGCCACAGGGTCCTCCACTGTCTGGAGCTGGCCGACCGCATCCAGCAGCTGAGCCAGCAAGGccagggatcagcccagaacgcCTAG
- the LOC129814040 gene encoding cytochrome c oxidase assembly factor 1 homolog, translating into MRVSTSKLQQMAIYTTLLTGAGCGTMYYLLQKNFSRSDYHRLALEQLKANQTAMDSLGAPPLKVHNIHLSDRHNRVEPYTAEIKIPVTGSKDGGYLYTSSVRDPQTLGWNLTQAVLQLREGQRIDLLTFTPPPNKTEGLETGNWSS; encoded by the exons ATGAGGGTCTCCACAAGCAAACTTCAGCAGATGGCCATCTACACCACCTTGTTGACTGGTGCTGGCTGCGGCACAATGTATTACCTTCTGCAAA AGAACTTCTCGCGGTCGGACTACCACCGTCTAGCCCTGGAGCAGCTGAAAGCCAACCAGACAGCCATGGACAGTCTGGGAGCACCACCCCTGAAGGTCCACAACATCCACCTGTCTGACCGACACAACCGGGTGGAACCTTACACTGCTGAG ATCAAAATCCCAGTGACAGGATCTAAAGATGGTGGCTACCTCTACACATCTTCAGTAAGAGACCCCCAAACACTTGG GTGGAATTTAACGCAGGCAGTGCTGCAGCTTAGAGAGGGTCAGCGTATTGACCTTCTCACCTTCACACCACCACCAAATAAGACAGAAGGACTTGAGACAGGCAACTGGTCCTCCTGA